Proteins from a single region of Pyxidicoccus xibeiensis:
- a CDS encoding ABC transporter ATP-binding protein: MIHARDIVKEYVDGDGTLVRVLDGMSLEVADGDFVAVVGPSGSGKSTLLHLLGGLDVHYKGEVEVGGVKLGSLDDKALARFRNTHVGFVFQSFHLIPNLSALENVLLPSHFGAPQADARKRAEAMLERVGLGAKKDRAPVRLSGGERQRVAIARALYGGPKLLLCDEPTGNLDSATGDGVIQLFKELHREGLTVLAVTHEERMSAAARRVLRLKEGRLVEERADLHLATRGAP, translated from the coding sequence TTGATTCACGCGCGCGACATCGTGAAGGAGTACGTGGACGGGGATGGCACCCTGGTGCGCGTGCTCGACGGCATGTCCCTCGAGGTGGCGGACGGGGACTTCGTCGCGGTGGTGGGCCCGTCCGGCAGCGGCAAGTCCACGCTGCTGCACCTGCTGGGCGGACTGGACGTGCACTACAAGGGCGAGGTGGAGGTGGGCGGGGTGAAGCTCGGCAGCCTCGACGACAAGGCCCTGGCCCGCTTCCGCAACACCCACGTCGGCTTCGTCTTCCAGTCCTTCCACCTCATCCCCAACCTCTCCGCGCTGGAGAACGTCCTGCTGCCGTCGCACTTCGGCGCGCCGCAGGCGGACGCCCGCAAGCGCGCGGAGGCCATGCTGGAGCGCGTGGGCCTGGGCGCGAAGAAGGACCGCGCCCCGGTGCGCCTGTCCGGCGGCGAGCGCCAGCGCGTGGCCATCGCCCGCGCCCTCTACGGCGGGCCGAAGCTGCTCTTGTGCGACGAGCCCACCGGCAACCTGGACTCGGCCACCGGCGACGGCGTCATCCAGCTCTTCAAGGAGCTGCACCGCGAGGGCCTCACCGTGCTGGCCGTCACCCACGAGGAGCGCATGAGCGCCGCGGCCCGGCGGGTGCTGCGGCTCAAGGAGGGCCGGCTCGTGGAGGAGCGCGCCGACCTGCACCTGGCCACCCGAGGTGCCCCATGA
- a CDS encoding ABC transporter permease: MRLDALARLVRLSLARERKGAFFSAFGVAMGVGALVFFLGLGLGVGRVIREKIFPTDARLVDVVPSAVSLGSLLGGGKLDAATVERLAALPGVEATYRKMNVRVPAVTRYDGVFFGTKLRMGLEVLAVGVEPGLVKGDVQLGEFKDGGEGQPIPALISTRLLELYNKTFAPARKLPQLSASMLVGFGFPVEFNRSYVAASASGPTRMAQTQVVGASDRAMFAGITIPLEAAVRINRESGVDADSYSGVTLVAKDPSQVPALIDAVKGMGLEIDDQERRMAENTGAAVALITAALALLSILICLLAAVNIAHALSASVRARAKEIGVMQAVGASRSDVRGIVLAEAAVVGLAGGAAGTAIALLMAFGVNRLATGYLPNFPYKPDSFFSFPWPVVVGGVLLGLFAALVGAYFPSRRAAATDPARTLAG; the protein is encoded by the coding sequence ATGAGGCTGGACGCGCTGGCCCGCCTGGTGCGGCTGAGCCTCGCCCGCGAGCGCAAGGGCGCCTTCTTCTCCGCCTTCGGCGTGGCCATGGGCGTGGGCGCGCTCGTCTTCTTCCTGGGCCTGGGCCTGGGCGTGGGCCGCGTCATCCGCGAGAAGATATTTCCCACCGACGCGCGGCTGGTGGACGTGGTGCCCTCGGCGGTGTCGCTGGGCTCGCTGCTGGGCGGCGGCAAGCTGGACGCGGCCACCGTGGAGCGGCTGGCGGCGCTGCCCGGCGTGGAGGCCACCTACCGGAAGATGAACGTGCGTGTGCCGGCCGTCACCCGCTACGACGGCGTCTTCTTCGGCACCAAGCTGCGCATGGGCCTGGAGGTGCTCGCCGTGGGCGTGGAGCCCGGGCTGGTGAAGGGCGACGTGCAGCTGGGCGAGTTCAAGGACGGGGGCGAGGGCCAGCCCATCCCCGCGCTCATCTCCACGCGCCTCCTGGAGCTGTACAACAAGACGTTCGCCCCGGCGCGCAAGCTGCCGCAGCTGTCCGCGAGCATGCTGGTCGGCTTCGGCTTCCCTGTGGAGTTCAACCGCTCCTACGTGGCGGCCTCCGCGTCCGGGCCCACGCGCATGGCGCAGACGCAGGTGGTGGGCGCGTCGGACCGGGCCATGTTCGCCGGCATCACCATCCCCCTGGAGGCGGCGGTGCGCATCAACCGCGAGTCCGGCGTGGACGCGGACAGCTACTCGGGCGTCACCCTGGTGGCGAAGGACCCGTCCCAGGTGCCCGCCCTCATCGACGCGGTGAAGGGCATGGGGCTGGAGATAGACGACCAGGAGCGCCGCATGGCGGAGAACACGGGCGCGGCCGTGGCCCTCATCACCGCCGCGCTGGCGCTGCTGTCCATCCTCATCTGCCTGCTGGCGGCGGTGAACATCGCCCATGCGCTGTCGGCCTCCGTGCGCGCCCGCGCCAAGGAGATTGGCGTCATGCAGGCGGTGGGCGCCTCGCGCTCGGACGTGCGCGGCATCGTCCTGGCCGAGGCCGCCGTGGTGGGCCTGGCCGGAGGCGCCGCCGGCACCGCCATTGCCCTGCTCATGGCCTTCGGGGTGAACCGGCTGGCCACCGGCTACCTGCCCAACTTCCCCTACAAGCCCGACAGCTTCTTCTCCTTCCCCTGGCCGGTGGTGGTCGGGGGCGTGCTGCTGGGTCTCTTCGCCGCGCTCGTCGGCGCCTACTTCCCCAGCCGCCGCGCCGCCGCCACCGACCCGGCGCGCACGCTCGCCGGATGA
- a CDS encoding serine/threonine protein kinase: MTTTQPKRQPIPFGKYLLLDRINIGGMAEVWRGKQFGASGFERLVAIKRILPNIAEDEEFISMFIDEAKISVQLTHANIASIYELGQIASSYFISMEYIPGKDMRAIFDRCRKKGEPAPVPLVAFCVSKMCEGLDYAHRKKDGMGRDMNIVHRDISPQNILISFEGEVKVIDFGIAKAAGKATKTQAGILKGKFGYMSPEQIRGLPLDRRSDVFAIGVCLYEMLTGERLFVGDSDFSVLEKVRKAEVPPPSTYNRRIPEALEKIVLKALAKDVDERYQYASELGDDLQRYLITSETIFGRKDLMQYMKSTFAEEVEREKQRLSEYADIKPPDGMLAALEAASFNSMPGQPSAAALAAAQAAAQQAAAQPPVAVPVVQPMAPLPARATASLPPVSAGGVRRSPTLAALPKLTAATAAPAPKEDEVQATQLVSSDHVFDDSPEPTTQPGAAIGRAVTPLESKAVQPEGEDEEPITGKTSVIGPPASSQLPSAPRLSQANMPVTVPPPSLSPAMPGRASVSMPTLSPVDASPPTLRPGGRGSQGGDGLPRIARDAPLDVSPGHSRTSQPPSVASSRNAPQMEDEDDADQERPTAAVPALAPRGPDKRVLLYAGGGLAALLVLVAVGWALMRPGDGFIMLDLQGVPAAVRDNAQVMLDMQPVPVEKGSLTLVKTVPSGKVSVVVSAEGYKTFTRTVDVAEGKDVTSLAVVLESLSPAATLMLVTQPDDAEVKVDGKVVRAQGKSDAFINDVPVVGPEWTVQVSAPGHKSQSRQVAVSGGGRAQLSVKLEPVVTKVAVKVESRPAGATIFVDGKELGDVTPATIQVPSTARQLLLKLKCHDEAAVDVPESGSGQEPATARVALKKVRGCR, from the coding sequence GTGACGACCACTCAACCGAAGCGGCAGCCCATTCCCTTTGGGAAGTACCTCCTTCTGGACCGCATCAACATCGGCGGCATGGCGGAGGTGTGGCGCGGGAAGCAGTTCGGCGCGAGCGGCTTCGAGCGGCTCGTGGCCATCAAGCGCATCCTGCCCAACATCGCGGAGGACGAAGAGTTCATCTCGATGTTCATCGACGAGGCGAAGATCAGCGTCCAGCTGACCCACGCCAACATCGCGTCGATCTACGAGCTGGGGCAGATCGCGAGCAGCTACTTCATCTCGATGGAGTACATCCCCGGCAAGGACATGCGGGCCATCTTCGACCGGTGCCGGAAGAAGGGCGAGCCCGCGCCGGTGCCGCTGGTGGCCTTCTGCGTGTCCAAGATGTGCGAGGGCCTGGACTACGCCCACCGGAAGAAGGACGGGATGGGGCGGGACATGAACATCGTCCACCGCGACATCTCGCCGCAGAACATCCTCATCTCCTTCGAGGGGGAGGTGAAGGTCATCGACTTCGGCATCGCCAAGGCGGCGGGCAAGGCCACCAAGACGCAGGCCGGCATCCTCAAGGGCAAGTTCGGCTACATGAGCCCGGAGCAGATCCGCGGCCTGCCGTTGGACCGGCGCTCGGACGTGTTCGCCATCGGCGTGTGCCTCTACGAGATGCTGACCGGTGAGCGCCTGTTCGTGGGCGACAGCGACTTCAGCGTGCTGGAGAAGGTCCGCAAGGCGGAGGTGCCGCCGCCCTCCACGTACAACCGCCGCATCCCGGAGGCGCTGGAGAAGATCGTCCTCAAGGCCCTGGCCAAGGACGTGGACGAGCGCTACCAGTACGCCAGCGAGCTGGGCGACGACCTGCAGCGCTACCTCATCACCAGCGAGACCATCTTCGGCCGCAAGGACCTCATGCAGTACATGAAGTCCACGTTCGCCGAGGAGGTGGAGCGCGAGAAGCAGCGCCTGTCGGAGTACGCGGACATCAAGCCGCCCGACGGGATGCTGGCCGCGCTGGAGGCGGCCTCCTTCAACAGCATGCCGGGGCAGCCCTCCGCGGCTGCGCTGGCCGCCGCACAGGCCGCCGCGCAGCAGGCCGCCGCGCAGCCTCCGGTGGCCGTGCCCGTGGTGCAGCCGATGGCCCCGCTGCCGGCCCGCGCCACCGCGTCGCTTCCGCCCGTGTCCGCCGGAGGGGTGCGCCGCTCGCCCACGCTGGCCGCGCTGCCGAAGCTGACGGCCGCCACCGCCGCCCCCGCGCCCAAGGAGGACGAGGTCCAGGCCACGCAGCTGGTGTCCAGCGACCACGTCTTCGACGACAGCCCGGAGCCCACCACGCAGCCGGGCGCCGCCATCGGCCGCGCCGTCACGCCGCTGGAGTCGAAGGCCGTCCAGCCGGAGGGCGAGGACGAGGAGCCCATCACCGGCAAGACGTCGGTCATCGGGCCTCCGGCCTCCTCGCAGCTGCCGTCGGCCCCGCGCCTGTCCCAGGCGAACATGCCGGTGACGGTGCCGCCGCCTTCGCTGTCGCCCGCCATGCCTGGCCGCGCGTCCGTGTCCATGCCCACGCTGTCACCGGTGGACGCCTCGCCGCCCACGCTGCGTCCCGGCGGCCGGGGCAGCCAGGGTGGAGACGGCCTGCCGCGCATCGCGCGGGATGCGCCTTTGGACGTGTCCCCGGGCCATTCGCGCACGTCGCAGCCTCCTTCGGTGGCCTCCAGCCGCAACGCGCCGCAGATGGAGGACGAGGACGATGCCGACCAGGAGCGCCCCACGGCCGCGGTGCCCGCGCTGGCGCCGCGAGGCCCGGACAAGCGGGTGCTGCTCTACGCCGGAGGCGGCCTGGCGGCGCTGCTCGTGCTGGTTGCCGTGGGCTGGGCGCTCATGCGTCCGGGCGACGGCTTCATCATGCTGGACCTGCAGGGCGTCCCCGCCGCGGTGCGTGACAACGCGCAGGTGATGCTCGACATGCAGCCGGTGCCCGTGGAGAAGGGCAGCCTGACGCTGGTGAAGACGGTGCCGTCCGGCAAGGTCTCCGTCGTGGTCAGCGCCGAGGGCTACAAGACGTTCACCCGGACGGTGGACGTCGCCGAGGGCAAGGACGTCACCTCGCTCGCCGTGGTGCTGGAGAGCCTGTCGCCCGCCGCGACGCTGATGCTCGTCACCCAGCCCGACGACGCCGAGGTGAAGGTGGACGGCAAGGTGGTGCGCGCCCAGGGCAAGTCGGACGCGTTCATCAACGACGTGCCCGTCGTCGGGCCGGAGTGGACGGTGCAGGTGAGCGCTCCGGGCCACAAGTCCCAGTCCCGGCAGGTGGCCGTGTCCGGCGGTGGCCGGGCGCAGCTGTCCGTCAAGCTGGAGCCGGTGGTGACGAAGGTGGCCGTCAAGGTCGAGTCCCGGCCGGCTGGCGCCACCATCTTCGTGGACGGGAAGGAGCTGGGGGACGTCACCCCGGCCACCATCCAGGTGCCCTCCACCGCCCGGCAGCTGCTGCTGAAGCTGAAGTGCCACGACGAGGCCGCCGTGGACGTGCCAGAGTCGGGTTCTGGGCAGGAGCCGGCCACCGCGCGCGTTGCCCTCAAGAAGGTGCGCGGCTGCCGCTAG
- a CDS encoding ATP-binding protein — MSKVRKVNKADPLADLPRWAQQLARKYYTKTVSTFLLYGAVRDLQPLQMEDGGRGFGTLRTFLSEELFGGRDHVLFYDRSSGIRSATPDTQKDLQRTMSGYDAMYGTDYSKVMPRDPGRALQILENFLRMRVSEGKSLALIIDFAETLVPGGEISHLSTEDRFVLATLDKWAHDPQFLAGDVSIVLLAENLADISPRISRNPYAAPIELPLPDEEERLEYVRYKLEGKRLQSLSDVPLAGLAKMTAGLSRINLDRVLTEALEREIRITPELLKEKKKEIIQAECHGLLEFIEPVHNLDAVAGHAKAKQMLRQAAGALKKGRLEVMPMGYLLTGPVGTGKTFMVSCFAGEIGIPVVKFLNFRSQWQGVTESNLEKIFNLLKALWPVAVMIDEADTFLGNRDSGGDSGTSSRVFGSIASFMGNTQYRGKIVWFLMTARPDLLPIDLKRQGRAEEHIALFYPQTDVERDELFQVMSKKTGVSVEGIESFSAMIPAGVRQFSGADIEAVMVRSKFRALADGRDAVTKEDLTLVLEDFVPPSYPLEIELQNLAAVQECTSKELLPENFRKLDRDFITRRVRELKALLEEQ, encoded by the coding sequence GTGAGCAAGGTGCGCAAGGTCAACAAGGCGGATCCGCTGGCGGACCTGCCCCGGTGGGCGCAGCAGCTGGCCCGGAAGTACTACACGAAGACGGTCAGCACCTTCCTGCTCTACGGGGCGGTGAGGGACTTGCAACCGCTGCAGATGGAGGACGGCGGTCGCGGCTTCGGCACCCTGAGGACGTTCCTCTCCGAGGAGCTCTTCGGCGGACGGGACCACGTGCTGTTCTACGACCGCTCGTCCGGCATCCGCTCCGCCACGCCGGACACGCAGAAGGACCTGCAGCGGACGATGTCCGGCTACGACGCCATGTACGGCACGGACTACTCCAAGGTCATGCCGAGAGACCCGGGCCGGGCGCTCCAGATTCTGGAGAACTTCCTGCGCATGCGGGTGAGCGAGGGCAAGTCGCTGGCGCTCATCATCGACTTCGCGGAGACGCTGGTGCCGGGCGGGGAGATTTCCCACCTGTCCACCGAGGACCGCTTCGTGCTGGCCACGCTGGACAAGTGGGCGCATGACCCGCAGTTCCTCGCGGGCGACGTCTCCATCGTCCTGCTGGCGGAGAACCTGGCGGACATCTCCCCGCGCATCAGCCGCAACCCCTACGCCGCGCCGATTGAGCTGCCCCTGCCCGACGAGGAGGAGCGGCTGGAGTACGTGCGCTACAAGCTGGAGGGCAAGCGGCTCCAGTCGCTGTCGGACGTGCCGCTGGCGGGCCTGGCGAAGATGACGGCGGGCCTGTCCCGCATCAACCTGGACCGCGTGCTCACCGAGGCGCTGGAGCGGGAGATTCGCATCACCCCGGAGCTCCTCAAGGAGAAGAAGAAGGAGATCATCCAGGCGGAGTGCCACGGCCTGCTGGAGTTCATCGAGCCGGTGCACAACCTGGACGCGGTGGCCGGCCACGCGAAGGCCAAGCAGATGCTGCGGCAGGCGGCCGGGGCCCTGAAGAAGGGGCGCCTGGAGGTCATGCCCATGGGCTACCTGCTCACGGGCCCCGTGGGCACGGGCAAGACGTTCATGGTGAGCTGCTTCGCCGGGGAGATTGGAATCCCCGTGGTGAAGTTCCTCAACTTCCGCAGCCAGTGGCAGGGCGTCACCGAGTCCAACCTGGAGAAGATCTTCAACCTGCTCAAGGCCCTGTGGCCGGTGGCGGTGATGATTGACGAGGCGGACACCTTCCTGGGCAACCGCGACAGCGGCGGGGACTCGGGGACGAGCAGCCGCGTGTTCGGCTCCATTGCCTCGTTCATGGGCAACACGCAGTACCGCGGCAAGATTGTCTGGTTCCTGATGACGGCGCGTCCGGACCTGCTGCCCATCGACCTCAAGCGTCAGGGCCGCGCGGAGGAGCACATCGCGCTCTTCTACCCGCAGACGGACGTGGAGCGGGACGAGCTGTTCCAGGTCATGTCCAAGAAGACGGGCGTGTCCGTGGAGGGCATCGAGTCCTTCTCCGCGATGATTCCGGCGGGCGTGCGCCAGTTCAGCGGCGCGGACATCGAGGCCGTCATGGTGCGCTCGAAGTTCCGCGCGCTGGCGGACGGCCGGGATGCGGTGACGAAGGAGGACCTGACGCTGGTGCTGGAGGACTTCGTGCCCCCCAGCTACCCGCTGGAAATCGAGCTGCAGAACCTGGCGGCGGTGCAGGAGTGCACCAGCAAGGAGCTGCTGCCCGAGAACTTCCGCAAGCTGGACCGCGACTTCATCACCCGCCGGGTCCGCGAGCTGAAGGCGCTGCTCGAGGAGCAGTAG
- a CDS encoding L,D-transpeptidase family protein, with protein sequence MPANVGVDSHVATLPRAAEPPGRPRLINPPRLTEPLADTAIRASSRAAEQLGAALAPFPPRLSEPLADTAIHASRLAAEPPGAALVPFPPRLPEPPANPRFTGQPQLADVASGQRVLGPGTHGDGLRAVQATLLDMGFALHGGADGRYGQHTARALRNFQAHASRAFPAVRPTGTLDAATLRALDTLAPAPGARGQSRGLPSPFYAGQPVRVVVALREHRTFLFDSDGRLTDIFPNATGAAATPTRTGLKVVRAKLDQVAAEAAGARLWNDRHVFGVRILDLSWADGRRSTHSGEELHGTSAPALLGTDVSHGCIRHSNEAILVLHDALSAGDRVAIVEHVDDPHLGIPVRVS encoded by the coding sequence ATGCCCGCCAACGTTGGGGTCGACTCCCACGTCGCCACCCTGCCCCGCGCTGCGGAGCCGCCGGGCCGCCCGCGGCTCATCAATCCGCCCCGCCTCACCGAGCCGCTCGCCGATACCGCCATCCGCGCCTCGAGCCGGGCTGCCGAGCAGTTGGGCGCTGCCCTCGCCCCCTTCCCGCCCCGCCTGTCCGAGCCGCTCGCCGACACCGCCATCCACGCCTCGCGCCTGGCAGCGGAGCCGCCGGGCGCGGCCCTCGTCCCCTTCCCGCCCCGCCTCCCCGAGCCTCCCGCCAACCCACGCTTCACGGGCCAGCCGCAGCTCGCGGACGTGGCCTCGGGCCAGCGGGTGCTCGGGCCGGGTACGCACGGAGACGGCCTGCGCGCCGTGCAGGCCACGCTGCTGGACATGGGCTTCGCGCTCCACGGCGGCGCGGACGGCCGGTACGGCCAGCACACCGCCCGGGCCCTCCGGAACTTCCAGGCTCACGCCTCCCGCGCCTTCCCCGCCGTGCGCCCCACCGGCACGCTGGACGCCGCCACCCTGCGCGCGCTGGACACCCTGGCCCCCGCGCCGGGCGCACGCGGCCAGTCCCGGGGCCTGCCCTCCCCCTTCTACGCCGGCCAGCCCGTGCGCGTAGTGGTGGCCCTGCGCGAGCACCGCACCTTCCTCTTCGACTCGGACGGCCGCCTCACGGACATCTTCCCCAACGCCACCGGCGCCGCCGCCACGCCCACGCGCACCGGGCTCAAGGTCGTCCGCGCGAAGCTGGACCAGGTCGCCGCCGAGGCCGCGGGCGCCCGGCTGTGGAACGACCGGCACGTCTTCGGCGTGCGCATCCTGGACCTGTCCTGGGCGGACGGCCGCCGCTCCACGCATTCAGGAGAGGAGCTGCACGGGACGAGCGCCCCCGCCCTGCTGGGCACGGACGTGTCCCACGGCTGCATCCGCCATTCGAATGAGGCGATTCTCGTGCTCCACGACGCACTCTCCGCGGGAGACCGCGTGGCCATCGTGGAGCACGTGGACGACCCGCACCTGGGCATCCCGGTGCGGGTGTCCTGA
- a CDS encoding LysM peptidoglycan-binding domain-containing protein has translation MPPLSLLLLTLASLPASESISPPMPPPPPGMRVLASDEKRLLTGEVPQEPEAEAPTAVEEPEATSEEVESESAELEELRALEGATLDPAARPSAEVMQSLRRLGLANPLRMRMLDALDEPTFREDDSLAPLPLITDVATFDVGQIQDRYDIPVEMQPLVAQYIQFFQGPGRRWFRKWMSRAARYVPVMQPILEQYGLPKDTVYLAMIESGFSAHAYSWAHAAGPWQFISSTGKQYGLKQDFWVDERRDPIKATHAAASYLKDLKRELGHWYLAWAGYNTGSGRVRRMVERHGTNDFWVLSEERGLAKETKHYVPKLIAAALVAKHPSAFGFSESEFEPEPVLEFDEAELTDAADLDVVARAAGVPVKAVQDLNPELKRWCTPPASEKKPYKLRLPRGAGTQFAENYKRISPTERLSFKVHKVKRGDTLSQIAERFGTASEAILQMNQLKSARTLKLGMELVIPVPAGKSGGAIASKVAQARRSGVVVHRPEEEVPAGTPKGPVATGPVKTEKVNGRTRVTYGVQSGDSLWVIATKFNVSVDELKKWNNLGRRTPTLQVGSLLYVWPDGAGVTQVQERSGTVVAKHTVAAAKPGGRVHTLANGETLWSVAQRYGVTVEDIMRWNNIKDHRTIPVGRQLNLSAP, from the coding sequence ATGCCGCCTCTCTCCCTGCTCCTGCTGACCCTGGCCTCGCTTCCCGCCTCGGAGAGCATTTCCCCGCCGATGCCGCCCCCGCCTCCGGGCATGCGCGTGCTGGCGTCCGACGAGAAGCGCCTGCTGACGGGTGAGGTGCCCCAGGAGCCGGAGGCCGAGGCCCCGACGGCGGTGGAGGAGCCGGAGGCCACCAGTGAAGAGGTGGAGTCCGAGTCCGCGGAGCTCGAGGAGCTGCGCGCGCTGGAGGGGGCGACGCTGGACCCGGCGGCCCGGCCCAGCGCGGAGGTGATGCAGTCGCTGCGCCGGCTGGGGCTGGCCAACCCGCTGCGGATGCGGATGCTGGACGCGCTGGACGAGCCGACGTTCCGCGAGGACGACTCGCTGGCGCCGCTGCCGCTCATCACCGACGTGGCCACGTTCGACGTGGGGCAGATTCAGGACCGCTACGACATCCCGGTGGAGATGCAGCCGCTGGTGGCGCAGTACATCCAGTTCTTCCAGGGGCCGGGGCGGCGCTGGTTCCGCAAGTGGATGTCGCGCGCGGCGCGGTACGTGCCGGTGATGCAGCCGATTCTCGAGCAGTACGGGCTGCCGAAGGACACGGTGTACCTGGCGATGATTGAGAGCGGCTTCTCCGCGCACGCGTACTCGTGGGCGCACGCCGCCGGGCCCTGGCAGTTCATCTCCAGCACGGGCAAGCAGTACGGGCTGAAGCAGGACTTCTGGGTGGACGAGCGGAGAGATCCCATCAAGGCCACGCACGCCGCGGCGTCGTACCTGAAGGACCTCAAGCGGGAGCTGGGGCACTGGTACCTGGCGTGGGCCGGGTACAACACGGGCTCCGGGCGCGTGCGGCGGATGGTGGAGCGGCACGGGACGAACGACTTCTGGGTGCTGTCGGAGGAGCGCGGGCTGGCGAAGGAGACGAAGCACTACGTGCCCAAGCTGATTGCCGCGGCGCTGGTGGCCAAGCACCCGTCGGCGTTCGGCTTCTCGGAGTCGGAGTTCGAGCCCGAGCCGGTGCTGGAGTTCGACGAGGCGGAGCTCACGGACGCGGCGGACCTGGACGTGGTGGCGCGCGCGGCGGGGGTACCCGTCAAGGCGGTGCAGGACCTGAACCCGGAGCTGAAGCGCTGGTGCACGCCGCCGGCGAGCGAGAAGAAGCCGTACAAGCTGCGGCTGCCCCGGGGTGCGGGGACGCAGTTCGCGGAGAACTACAAGCGCATCTCCCCCACCGAGCGGCTGTCCTTCAAGGTCCACAAGGTGAAGCGCGGGGACACGCTGTCGCAGATTGCCGAGCGGTTCGGCACCGCGTCGGAGGCCATCCTCCAGATGAACCAGCTCAAGAGCGCGCGGACGCTGAAGCTGGGCATGGAGCTGGTGATTCCGGTGCCGGCGGGCAAGAGCGGCGGGGCGATTGCGAGCAAGGTGGCGCAGGCGCGGCGCAGCGGCGTGGTGGTGCACCGGCCGGAGGAAGAGGTGCCGGCGGGCACGCCCAAGGGGCCGGTGGCGACGGGGCCGGTGAAGACGGAGAAGGTGAACGGCCGCACGCGGGTGACGTACGGCGTGCAGTCGGGCGACAGCCTCTGGGTGATTGCCACGAAGTTCAACGTGTCGGTGGACGAGCTGAAGAAGTGGAACAACCTGGGGCGCCGCACGCCGACGCTGCAGGTGGGCTCGCTGCTGTACGTGTGGCCGGACGGCGCGGGCGTGACGCAGGTGCAGGAGCGCTCCGGCACGGTGGTGGCGAAGCACACGGTGGCGGCGGCGAAGCCGGGCGGCCGGGTGCACACGCTGGCCAACGGCGAGACGCTCTGGTCCGTGGCGCAGCGCTACGGCGTCACCGTCGAGGACATCATGCGGTGGAACAACATCAAGGACCACCGCACCATCCCCGTGGGCCGGCAGCTCAACCTGAGCGCGCCGTGA